The following proteins come from a genomic window of Alosa sapidissima isolate fAloSap1 chromosome 20, fAloSap1.pri, whole genome shotgun sequence:
- the LOC121694586 gene encoding cysteinyl leukotriene receptor 1-like isoform X2, with protein sequence MALENDTSLNKTSCPSIDDFRNQVYSTAYSIITVFGLVGNGFALLVLLRTFRQRSAFHIYMLNLAVSDILCVSVLPLRVAYYVNKGQWNYGDFLCRISSYTLYVNLYCSIFLMTAMSFTRFLAIVFPVQNLKLVTERKARVVCICIWVFICATSSPFLMQGAYLDMKTNKTKCFEPPQGKSSKGLGKLMGLNYFSLVVGFIIPFLVIMLCYAGITRALLARTNGSQQKQRATRIKAIRMIIIVTVTFLVSFMPYHIQRTVHLHFMSRNDTTCEEVITMQKSVVVTLCLAASNSCFDPLLYFFSGENFRRRLSTFRRPSGISSGTRKATPSNVLQPLEEGDQ encoded by the coding sequence ATGGCCCTGGAAAATGACACGTCCTTGAACAAAACATCATGTCCATCCATTGATGACTTCCGCAACCAAGTGTATTCCACTGCCTACTCAATCATCACTGTTTTTGGCCTGGTGGGGAACGGCTTTGCCCTACTCGTCCTCCTGCGGACGTTCCGCCAACGCTCGGCCTTCCACATCTATATGCTGAACCTGGCCGTGTCGGACATACTGTGCGTGAGCGTGCTGCCACTGCGCGTTGCCTACTATGTCAACAAGGGCCAGTGGAACTATGGCGACTTCCTGTGCCGCATCAGTTCCTACACGCTCTATGTCAACCTCTACTGCAGCATCTTCCTCATGACAGCCATGAGCTTCACGCGTTTCCTGGCCATCGTCTTCCCCGTGCAGAACCTCAAACTGGTGACGGAGCGCAAGGCGCGTGTCGTCTGCATCTGCATCTGGGTGTTCATCTGCGCCACCAGCTCGCCATTCCTCATGCAGGGCGCGTATTTGGACATGAAGACCAACAAGACCAAGTGCTTTGAACCGCCCCAGGGCAAGAGCAGCAAGGGCCTGGGCAAGCTGATGGGTCTCAACTACTTCTCCCTGGTGGTGGGCTTCATAATACCCTTCCTGGTGATCATGCTGTGTTATGCAGGGATCACGCGGGCACTGCTGGCCCGCACCAACGGCTCGCAGCAGAAGCAGCGCGCCACGCGCATCAAGGCCATCCGCATGATAATCATCGTCACGGTGACGTTCCTGGTCAGCTTCATGCCGTACCACATCCAACGCACGGTGCACCTGCACTTCATGAGCCGCAACGACACCACCTGCGAAGAGGTCATCACCATGCAGAAGTCCGTGGTCGTCACCCTCTGCCTGGCCGCCTCCAACTCTTGCTTCGACCCGCTGCTCTACTTCTTCTCCGGGGAGAACTTCCGCCGCCGCCTCTCCACCTTCCGCAGGCCATCCGGCATCAGCAGTGGCACGCGAAAGGCTACTCCGTCCAATGTCCTCCAGCCATTGGAGGAGGGCGACCAGTAG
- the LOC121694586 gene encoding cysteinyl leukotriene receptor 1-like isoform X1: MMPETSFGYTIFSTGMALENDTSLNKTSCPSIDDFRNQVYSTAYSIITVFGLVGNGFALLVLLRTFRQRSAFHIYMLNLAVSDILCVSVLPLRVAYYVNKGQWNYGDFLCRISSYTLYVNLYCSIFLMTAMSFTRFLAIVFPVQNLKLVTERKARVVCICIWVFICATSSPFLMQGAYLDMKTNKTKCFEPPQGKSSKGLGKLMGLNYFSLVVGFIIPFLVIMLCYAGITRALLARTNGSQQKQRATRIKAIRMIIIVTVTFLVSFMPYHIQRTVHLHFMSRNDTTCEEVITMQKSVVVTLCLAASNSCFDPLLYFFSGENFRRRLSTFRRPSGISSGTRKATPSNVLQPLEEGDQ, translated from the exons ATGATGCCCGAAACAAGCTTTGGATACACCATCTTCTCTACCGGG ATGGCCCTGGAAAATGACACGTCCTTGAACAAAACATCATGTCCATCCATTGATGACTTCCGCAACCAAGTGTATTCCACTGCCTACTCAATCATCACTGTTTTTGGCCTGGTGGGGAACGGCTTTGCCCTACTCGTCCTCCTGCGGACGTTCCGCCAACGCTCGGCCTTCCACATCTATATGCTGAACCTGGCCGTGTCGGACATACTGTGCGTGAGCGTGCTGCCACTGCGCGTTGCCTACTATGTCAACAAGGGCCAGTGGAACTATGGCGACTTCCTGTGCCGCATCAGTTCCTACACGCTCTATGTCAACCTCTACTGCAGCATCTTCCTCATGACAGCCATGAGCTTCACGCGTTTCCTGGCCATCGTCTTCCCCGTGCAGAACCTCAAACTGGTGACGGAGCGCAAGGCGCGTGTCGTCTGCATCTGCATCTGGGTGTTCATCTGCGCCACCAGCTCGCCATTCCTCATGCAGGGCGCGTATTTGGACATGAAGACCAACAAGACCAAGTGCTTTGAACCGCCCCAGGGCAAGAGCAGCAAGGGCCTGGGCAAGCTGATGGGTCTCAACTACTTCTCCCTGGTGGTGGGCTTCATAATACCCTTCCTGGTGATCATGCTGTGTTATGCAGGGATCACGCGGGCACTGCTGGCCCGCACCAACGGCTCGCAGCAGAAGCAGCGCGCCACGCGCATCAAGGCCATCCGCATGATAATCATCGTCACGGTGACGTTCCTGGTCAGCTTCATGCCGTACCACATCCAACGCACGGTGCACCTGCACTTCATGAGCCGCAACGACACCACCTGCGAAGAGGTCATCACCATGCAGAAGTCCGTGGTCGTCACCCTCTGCCTGGCCGCCTCCAACTCTTGCTTCGACCCGCTGCTCTACTTCTTCTCCGGGGAGAACTTCCGCCGCCGCCTCTCCACCTTCCGCAGGCCATCCGGCATCAGCAGTGGCACGCGAAAGGCTACTCCGTCCAATGTCCTCCAGCCATTGGAGGAGGGCGACCAGTAG